Proteins encoded together in one candidate division KSB1 bacterium window:
- a CDS encoding DinB family protein, translated as MERDEFIMATEIAFERLMTPTKGLRAEVMEEPMTPGKWSFKGMAAHLTFWNGLVLKRLDALHHGREFEWYGETEFDRLNAEASGRADGMPLKRAMTELRITHSALMETARRVNMGKLTTDGQIPDWLVETVTGHYDHHRPQVEAWVARLVTEGRGPLAPLPVSGE; from the coding sequence GTGGAACGAGATGAATTCATCATGGCGACGGAAATCGCTTTTGAACGACTAATGACCCCTACTAAGGGGCTGCGAGCCGAGGTCATGGAAGAGCCGATGACCCCCGGCAAGTGGTCGTTCAAGGGCATGGCGGCGCACCTGACGTTCTGGAACGGTTTGGTTCTGAAACGGCTGGACGCCTTGCACCACGGCCGGGAATTCGAATGGTATGGGGAGACGGAATTCGACCGCCTGAACGCAGAGGCTTCCGGGCGAGCCGACGGAATGCCTCTGAAACGAGCGATGACCGAACTGCGAATCACGCACAGCGCGCTGATGGAGACCGCCCGGCGGGTCAATATGGGTAAGCTCACGACGGACGGTCAGATTCCCGACTGGTTGGTCGAAACCGTGACCGGCCACTACGATCACCATCGACCGCAAGTGGAGGCGTGGGTGGCGCGGTTGGTGACGGAAGGGCGCGGACCGCTGGCGCCGTTGCCCGTGAGCGGGGAATAG
- a CDS encoding PorV/PorQ family protein, with product MKQAIHRIRFLIGLVELISASAVLAGTGLSFLEVPVGARESALGGVGAAMVTGPTSAVYNPAAVAFSPRAGVALMHTQHFGDTKAEFIGFTLLPGKLAISPHFWGTRVPDIEYRTSPTRQAISTFDATAEAVGSAFGLKLSERVAAGATLHYLHQKTRAEGADGWAVDAGVIGKPAVNGLTLGAAVNHLGKMSAFVEERPKLPTTLRAGAAYEKAIGKAGTVMLIAEGQGVRDNTPLYRAGAEWRAPDYIALRAGYVAGLDTQDFSVGFGIHVRQFRVDYAFIPYRENLGDGHRFSFAFDL from the coding sequence GTGAAACAAGCCATTCATAGAATCCGGTTCCTGATCGGATTGGTCGAACTCATCAGCGCATCGGCCGTGCTCGCCGGAACGGGGTTGTCGTTTCTCGAAGTACCGGTGGGGGCGCGGGAGAGTGCATTGGGCGGAGTGGGCGCGGCGATGGTAACCGGGCCAACCTCAGCGGTGTACAATCCGGCGGCGGTGGCGTTCTCGCCGCGGGCGGGCGTGGCGCTCATGCACACGCAGCATTTCGGCGACACCAAGGCGGAGTTTATCGGGTTCACGCTCCTCCCAGGCAAGCTCGCGATCTCGCCGCACTTCTGGGGAACCCGCGTGCCGGACATCGAATATCGCACGAGTCCGACCCGCCAGGCGATCTCGACTTTCGATGCGACCGCGGAGGCCGTCGGGTCCGCGTTTGGTTTGAAACTCAGCGAGCGAGTCGCCGCGGGCGCGACCCTGCATTACCTGCATCAAAAGACTCGGGCGGAGGGCGCGGACGGCTGGGCCGTTGACGCGGGAGTCATCGGAAAGCCGGCGGTGAACGGACTTACGCTCGGTGCAGCCGTCAATCACTTGGGTAAGATGAGCGCTTTCGTCGAGGAGCGGCCGAAGCTGCCGACAACGTTGCGAGCCGGAGCAGCTTACGAGAAAGCAATCGGTAAAGCCGGAACCGTGATGCTAATTGCCGAGGGGCAAGGGGTGCGCGATAATACTCCGCTCTATCGCGCGGGCGCGGAATGGCGCGCGCCGGACTACATCGCGTTGCGGGCGGGCTACGTGGCAGGACTCGATACGCAGGATTTCTCCGTTGGGTTCGGCATTCATGTCCGACAGTTTCGCGTGGACTATGCGTTCATTCCGTATCGCGAGAATCTCGGTGACGGTCACCGGTTCTCATTTGCATTTGATCTGTAG
- a CDS encoding HEPN domain-containing protein, translated as MKQVAREWIEQADRDLSMAIRESRVRRAPNLRQACFLCHESAEKFLKACLIEAGIAFPRTHDLTLLLDLLIPHNPMAESWREQLLVLSAFSVNVRYPEGRVLPSDIRIAIRAAKFVRHQVRAYLET; from the coding sequence ATGAAGCAAGTCGCACGCGAGTGGATTGAGCAAGCGGATCGCGACCTCTCGATGGCAATTCGCGAGTCGAGAGTCCGCAGAGCGCCGAATCTGCGGCAAGCCTGCTTTCTCTGCCACGAATCGGCAGAGAAGTTCCTGAAGGCCTGCCTGATAGAGGCCGGAATTGCGTTCCCGCGCACGCACGACTTAACGCTGTTACTCGATCTCCTGATTCCGCACAATCCGATGGCGGAATCCTGGCGCGAGCAACTGCTGGTCCTGAGCGCGTTTTCGGTGAACGTGAGATACCCCGAAGGACGCGTGCTGCCGTCCGATATTCGAATAGCTATTCGCGCGGCGAAATTCGTCCGCCATCAAGTTCGCGCCTATCTCGAGACCTGA
- a CDS encoding nucleotidyltransferase domain-containing protein, which translates to MITREAIEETCREIVERYHPEKVILFGSYADGTPREGSDVDLLVVMPFEGSEIQKTIEMRLHLRPKFPLDLMVRTPARIRDRLAIDDPFVAEIMRRGRTLYEASRTRVD; encoded by the coding sequence ATGATCACGCGCGAAGCCATCGAAGAGACCTGTCGGGAAATCGTGGAACGGTATCACCCGGAGAAGGTGATCCTGTTCGGATCGTACGCGGATGGGACGCCGCGCGAAGGATCGGATGTGGACTTGCTGGTGGTGATGCCGTTTGAGGGTAGCGAGATCCAGAAGACAATAGAAATGCGTCTGCACTTGAGGCCCAAGTTTCCGCTGGATCTCATGGTCCGGACACCAGCGCGAATTCGTGATCGGCTGGCGATAGACGATCCATTCGTCGCCGAAATCATGCGCCGAGGACGAACTCTGTATGAAGCAAGTCGCACGCGAGTGGATTGA